In a single window of the Burkholderia pyrrocinia genome:
- a CDS encoding glycosyltransferase family 87 protein, whose product MKAPSFARHAHSAIDLHPELPIAGPHRYPHWLNRERVRLYAGAVLLAELLFIGIYLVRLFLSHKTALEPLSQDFSPIWSAAWLAAHGQGADAWHFPALFAVQKLAVPTMTLADGTLPWLYPPTTLLLVLPLGWLPYTLALVLWLGVTYALFAATIRATVQRDAAWLCALAFPGAFVTVIVGQTSLFTAMLAGAGLLALNRRPVCAGICFGLLTMKPQLAVLFPFALLCAGQWRALAAWAATIAGSAALATLAFGIGPWVTFAHVIGNVYAIVGTGHAKLARMPTVFALATMAGWPAIVARSLQLLSAAVAAIAVVYAWRGACSYALRAATLACACLLVSPYLYDYDLTWYGIVIAWYARYAWTHGWRHFDREWLMLLWPMPLAGLFVVPHLSFQFMPLVTLASLALLVGRIAQERHDVPSMPDARDDSTETGFTHPVRPHHRPAYGMRRTGRPIIGADR is encoded by the coding sequence ATGAAAGCGCCTTCGTTCGCCCGCCACGCGCATTCCGCGATCGATCTGCACCCGGAACTCCCGATCGCGGGCCCGCACCGCTATCCGCACTGGCTCAATCGCGAGCGCGTGCGCCTCTATGCCGGTGCCGTGCTGCTGGCCGAGCTGCTGTTCATCGGCATCTACCTGGTCCGCCTGTTCCTGTCGCACAAAACCGCACTGGAGCCGCTGTCGCAGGATTTCTCGCCGATCTGGAGCGCCGCGTGGCTCGCCGCGCACGGGCAAGGCGCCGATGCGTGGCATTTCCCCGCGCTGTTCGCGGTCCAGAAGCTGGCGGTCCCGACGATGACGCTCGCGGACGGCACGCTGCCGTGGCTCTATCCGCCAACGACGCTGCTGCTGGTACTGCCGCTCGGCTGGCTGCCCTACACGCTGGCGCTCGTGCTGTGGCTCGGCGTCACGTATGCGCTGTTCGCCGCAACGATCCGCGCGACCGTGCAGCGCGATGCCGCCTGGCTGTGCGCGCTCGCGTTCCCCGGCGCGTTCGTCACCGTGATCGTCGGCCAGACCAGCCTCTTTACCGCGATGCTCGCCGGCGCCGGCCTGCTCGCGCTGAACCGCCGCCCCGTCTGCGCCGGGATCTGCTTCGGCTTGCTGACGATGAAGCCGCAGCTCGCGGTGCTGTTCCCGTTCGCGCTGCTGTGCGCGGGCCAGTGGCGCGCGCTGGCCGCGTGGGCCGCGACGATCGCCGGCAGCGCCGCGCTCGCGACGCTCGCATTCGGTATCGGCCCGTGGGTCACGTTCGCACATGTGATCGGCAACGTGTACGCGATCGTCGGCACCGGTCACGCGAAGCTCGCCCGCATGCCGACCGTGTTTGCGCTTGCGACGATGGCCGGCTGGCCCGCGATCGTCGCACGAAGCCTTCAATTGCTGTCGGCCGCGGTCGCCGCGATCGCCGTCGTCTACGCGTGGCGCGGCGCATGTTCGTACGCGCTGCGCGCCGCGACGCTCGCATGCGCATGCCTGCTGGTCAGCCCTTATCTGTACGACTACGACCTGACCTGGTACGGCATCGTGATCGCGTGGTACGCGCGCTATGCATGGACGCACGGCTGGCGGCATTTCGATCGCGAATGGCTGATGCTGCTGTGGCCGATGCCGCTCGCGGGCCTCTTTGTCGTGCCGCATCTGTCGTTCCAGTTCATGCCGCTCGTGACGCTCGCGTCGCTCGCGCTGCTCGTCGGCCGGATCGCGCAGGAACGGCACGACGTGCCGTCGATGCCCGACGCACGCGACGACTCGACCGAGACCGGTTTCACGCATCCGGTCCGACCGCACCACCGCCCGGCGTACGGAATGCGCCGCACCGGCCGCCCGATCATCGGCGCCGACCGGTGA
- a CDS encoding TauD/TfdA family dioxygenase, translated as MTYLADERIVLTAVESGHIRKTLGALAYDPAGGAGYISAVRKLAYNAFPDRIVDAFDRAKAPTADAHGSIEIDNLPIDGDVNGSPRFEETGRSFKSGVLSENVLVALSTLAGEPYSIAHEGRELVNNLTPHKTTAREYTGLGSEVELDFHIENAAQAHMPEGDTSPFALLLLGVRSEAGGGPYTRLADARRALQLLSPDDIAQLYGEHYIIRVPYRWRGAAPTPRDNTDLSAVLSGPLDAPRVTVAFYPDMVLAVNTRAQEALANLYRAVREVSFGVQVSPGKLVLINNHFTLHSRDRFDPQYDENDRAFRWVQRVFVARSLWNFRAFTPLQARVFDPKALYAGESSQATRPSPVAQPAPQRTAAAELEATPA; from the coding sequence ATGACCTACCTTGCAGATGAACGTATCGTCTTGACGGCAGTGGAGTCCGGTCACATCCGGAAGACGCTCGGCGCGCTCGCTTACGATCCCGCCGGCGGCGCCGGCTACATCAGCGCAGTCCGCAAGCTGGCCTACAACGCGTTTCCCGACCGGATCGTCGACGCCTTCGACCGCGCGAAGGCGCCGACCGCGGACGCGCACGGGTCGATCGAGATCGACAACCTGCCGATCGACGGCGATGTGAACGGCAGCCCGAGGTTCGAGGAGACCGGCCGCTCGTTCAAGTCCGGCGTGCTGAGCGAGAACGTACTGGTCGCGCTGAGCACGCTGGCCGGCGAGCCGTATTCGATCGCGCACGAAGGCCGCGAGCTCGTGAACAACCTGACGCCGCACAAGACGACCGCGCGCGAATACACGGGCCTCGGCTCCGAGGTCGAGCTGGATTTCCATATCGAGAATGCCGCGCAGGCGCACATGCCCGAAGGCGACACGTCGCCGTTCGCGTTGCTGCTGCTCGGCGTGCGCAGCGAAGCCGGCGGCGGCCCGTACACGCGGCTCGCGGATGCGCGCCGCGCGCTGCAACTGCTGTCGCCGGACGATATCGCGCAGCTCTACGGCGAGCACTACATCATCCGCGTGCCGTACCGGTGGCGCGGCGCGGCGCCGACGCCGCGCGACAACACCGACCTGAGCGCCGTGCTGTCGGGGCCGCTCGATGCGCCGCGCGTGACGGTCGCGTTCTATCCGGACATGGTGCTGGCGGTCAATACGCGTGCGCAGGAAGCGCTGGCCAACCTGTATCGCGCGGTGCGCGAGGTGTCGTTCGGCGTGCAGGTGTCGCCGGGCAAGCTGGTGCTGATCAACAACCATTTCACGCTGCATTCGCGCGACCGCTTCGATCCGCAATACGACGAGAACGACCGCGCGTTCCGCTGGGTGCAGCGCGTGTTCGTCGCGCGCAGCCTGTGGAATTTCCGCGCGTTTACGCCGCTGCAGGCGCGTGTGTTCGATCCGAAGGCGCTGTATGCGGGCGAATCGTCGCAAGCGACGCGCCCGTCGCCGGTCGCGCAGCCGGCGCCTCAGCGCACCGCTGCGGCCGAACTCGAAGCGACGCCCGCGTAA
- a CDS encoding AidA/PixA family protein, with protein sequence MSGLRCDVLAIVDAVTLLSAYPDASGNADAPTVIDGRHIYVVSPGETGQLGHNDSRLFAGLSPGDQLHLRETALALRAEVSVLFVRFALKDAGIVAPIEPEVRDATTPVPNADDLLHPPCQPMKDHYWRSDVLAAGTTTCTADFAVLDRDGAVLAYFRWETSVEIAGSRPDTKQPGFKPSSDRNGNFSLPPNTDFKATFYANAADRQDLKLFIDDAPEPAASFVGNGNDGVRQFTLNSKGGKIRIDASANGRKSATDARLAPLSAGDQVWLGWLGAEDGADSDYNDGIVILQWPIT encoded by the coding sequence ATGTCTGGTCTTCGTTGCGATGTGCTCGCAATCGTCGATGCCGTCACGCTGCTGTCGGCCTACCCCGATGCGAGCGGGAACGCCGACGCGCCGACCGTGATCGACGGCCGGCACATCTACGTGGTGAGCCCCGGCGAGACCGGGCAGCTCGGCCACAACGACAGCCGGCTCTTTGCCGGCCTGTCGCCGGGCGACCAGCTCCACCTGCGCGAAACCGCGCTGGCGCTGCGTGCCGAGGTGAGCGTGCTGTTCGTCCGGTTCGCCTTGAAGGACGCCGGCATCGTCGCGCCGATCGAACCGGAAGTGCGCGACGCCACCACGCCGGTGCCGAATGCCGACGACCTGCTTCATCCGCCGTGCCAGCCGATGAAAGACCACTACTGGCGCAGCGACGTGCTCGCCGCGGGCACCACCACGTGTACGGCCGACTTCGCCGTGCTCGACCGCGACGGCGCCGTGTTGGCCTATTTCCGCTGGGAAACGTCGGTCGAGATCGCCGGCAGCCGGCCGGATACGAAACAGCCCGGCTTCAAGCCGTCGTCGGACCGCAACGGCAACTTCAGCCTGCCGCCGAATACCGACTTCAAGGCGACCTTCTACGCGAATGCCGCCGACCGGCAGGACCTGAAGCTGTTCATCGACGACGCGCCGGAACCGGCCGCGTCGTTCGTCGGCAATGGCAACGACGGCGTCAGGCAGTTCACGCTGAACTCGAAAGGCGGCAAGATCCGCATCGACGCATCGGCCAACGGCAGGAAATCCGCGACCGATGCGCGCCTCGCGCCGCTGTCCGCGGGCGACCAGGTGTGGCTCGGCTGGCTCGGCGCCGAGGACGGCGCCGACAGCGACTACAACGACGGGATCGTCATTCTTCAGTGGCCGATCACCTGA
- a CDS encoding MFS transporter yields MSERVPALDSALAAAAPPHRSSLRTIFPTVAAASLGFAIVQLDVTVVNVAIPSLGHSFGSSVHGLQWIVDAYTLSFAALLLTSGTLADRFGSRRLFAYGLALFLFASLGCALAPSLAALIAARVAQGVGAAMILPTSLALITHACANDTAARVKAVAWWSATGGAISAAGPTLGGLLIDSLGWRAIFFINLPICAAGLWLTLRHVQDSAAARTRLFDPAGQIVAVLVLALLTGGIIRAGAHGPGDPYAAGALVASVVLGALFIAIERRVAAPMLQLAFFRIARVPGVLAIGAVTNAAFYGLIFSLSLYFQNARGFTATESGLALAPLTIIMLANIASARLAVRYGFRATVIVGLGVSLAGYVWLWQTLAAHTPYALLAPGLAAMAIGGGIAIPALTSTMLGSVEAGRSATASAILNTARQVGAAVGVAALGALVAGQGAAIVAGASRAFAVAAALVAVCIVLAARWPGDAPDAGT; encoded by the coding sequence ATGAGCGAACGCGTTCCGGCGCTCGACAGCGCACTGGCCGCCGCCGCGCCGCCGCATCGCTCGTCGCTGCGTACGATCTTCCCGACCGTCGCGGCCGCGAGCCTCGGCTTCGCGATCGTCCAGCTCGACGTGACCGTCGTCAACGTCGCGATTCCGAGCCTCGGCCATTCGTTCGGATCGAGCGTCCACGGGCTGCAGTGGATCGTCGATGCGTACACGCTGTCGTTCGCCGCGCTGCTGCTGACGTCCGGCACGCTGGCCGACCGCTTCGGCAGCCGCCGGCTGTTCGCGTACGGCCTCGCGCTGTTCCTGTTCGCGTCGCTCGGCTGCGCGCTCGCGCCGTCGCTCGCGGCGCTGATCGCCGCGCGTGTCGCGCAAGGCGTCGGCGCTGCGATGATCCTGCCCACGTCGCTCGCGCTCATCACGCATGCTTGCGCGAACGACACCGCCGCGCGCGTGAAGGCCGTCGCGTGGTGGAGCGCGACCGGCGGTGCGATCAGCGCGGCCGGGCCAACGCTCGGCGGGCTGCTGATCGATTCGCTCGGCTGGCGCGCGATCTTCTTCATCAACCTGCCGATCTGCGCGGCCGGGCTGTGGCTTACGCTGCGCCACGTGCAGGATTCGGCCGCCGCGCGCACGCGGCTGTTCGATCCGGCCGGCCAGATCGTCGCGGTGCTCGTGCTCGCACTGCTGACGGGCGGGATCATCCGGGCCGGCGCACATGGGCCGGGGGACCCATATGCGGCCGGCGCGCTGGTTGCATCGGTCGTGCTCGGCGCGCTGTTCATCGCGATCGAGCGGCGCGTGGCCGCGCCGATGCTGCAGCTCGCGTTCTTCAGGATCGCGCGCGTGCCGGGCGTGCTCGCGATCGGTGCGGTCACGAATGCCGCGTTCTACGGGCTGATCTTCTCGCTGAGCCTCTATTTCCAGAACGCGCGCGGCTTCACGGCAACCGAATCGGGGCTCGCACTCGCGCCGCTCACGATCATCATGCTCGCCAACATCGCGAGTGCGCGGCTCGCCGTCCGGTACGGATTCCGCGCGACCGTCATCGTCGGCCTCGGCGTATCGCTCGCGGGCTACGTGTGGCTGTGGCAAACGCTTGCAGCGCACACGCCGTATGCACTGCTGGCGCCCGGGCTCGCGGCGATGGCGATCGGCGGCGGCATCGCGATTCCCGCGCTGACGTCGACGATGCTCGGCAGCGTCGAAGCCGGCCGCTCGGCCACCGCGTCCGCGATCCTCAATACCGCGCGCCAAGTCGGCGCCGCCGTCGGCGTCGCGGCGCTCGGTGCGCTGGTCGCGGGCCAGGGCGCGGCGATCGTGGCCGGTGCGTCGCGTGCGTTTGCCGTCGCGGCCGCGCTCGTCGCCGTGTGCATCGTGCTGGCCGCGCGCTGGCCCGGCGACGCGCCGGACGCCGGCACGTGA
- a CDS encoding GtrA family protein, which yields MIDLLHAERTRLVRFGLSGLCSTAIHTLVASALFALFDATLVAANAVAFLCATAFSYLANTLWSFSSTVRTRNALRFLVVTLAGFVETLLLARAAEALDVSRTMSIVAIALLIPPTTFVLHRLWTYR from the coding sequence ATGATCGACCTGCTTCATGCGGAGCGCACGCGGCTCGTGCGCTTCGGCTTGTCCGGGCTCTGTTCGACCGCGATCCATACGCTGGTCGCGTCGGCGCTGTTCGCGCTGTTCGATGCGACGCTGGTCGCCGCGAACGCGGTCGCGTTTCTCTGCGCCACCGCGTTCTCGTATCTCGCGAATACGCTGTGGAGTTTCTCGTCGACGGTACGCACGCGCAACGCGCTGCGCTTTCTCGTCGTCACGCTGGCCGGCTTCGTCGAAACGCTGCTGCTCGCGCGTGCCGCCGAGGCGCTCGACGTGTCGCGCACGATGAGCATCGTCGCGATCGCGCTGCTGATCCCGCCGACGACATTCGTGCTGCATCGGCTCTGGACCTACCGGTAA
- a CDS encoding glycosyltransferase family 87 protein, with protein MYTANRGTRDRAKCCAQWLTADRIVPYSCIMLMLFAALLAVWGIVTDGFTSSAIARPGVDFSVFWTASHLVLQGHAAAAYDPSSFLQAEFAHFGAFLQHRPLPWLYPPTMLLFIAPVALVPFLPAYFLFFAGSLLCYAFAVSRLSGLRAHLPHPHAAALVVVAYSAVCMSTLFGQNSVLTAGLAALALHLLGKRPVVAGVLIGLLAIKPQLAIVFPFVLIAARAWRTFAAAAISATLFAAAGIALAGPGALHGLSATMSTVRDQHFMLPSYWLASPTPFAALRLAGAPVAAALAAQAAVALLAIAAAVDVWRRTRDMRLRGAVLAVATLLTTPYLWNYELTWLGIAIFCLIAHGLDEGWLPGDQGILLLAWLLPIFEMFNRLMKLPQIGPVVLLAVLFVVVRRTALASRSTR; from the coding sequence ATGTACACAGCCAATCGTGGGACGCGCGATCGCGCCAAATGCTGTGCTCAATGGCTGACAGCCGACCGGATCGTTCCGTACAGCTGCATCATGCTGATGCTCTTCGCCGCGCTGCTGGCCGTGTGGGGCATCGTGACGGACGGCTTCACGTCGAGTGCCATCGCCCGTCCGGGCGTCGACTTCTCGGTCTTCTGGACCGCATCGCATCTGGTGTTGCAAGGCCATGCCGCAGCGGCCTACGACCCTTCGTCATTCCTGCAGGCCGAGTTCGCGCACTTCGGTGCGTTTCTGCAGCACCGGCCGCTTCCCTGGCTCTATCCGCCGACGATGTTGCTGTTCATCGCGCCGGTTGCCCTCGTGCCTTTCCTGCCCGCATATTTCCTCTTTTTCGCGGGCAGTCTTTTATGCTACGCGTTCGCCGTCTCGCGCTTGTCGGGATTGCGCGCGCATCTTCCCCACCCGCACGCCGCGGCGCTCGTCGTGGTCGCGTATTCGGCAGTGTGCATGTCCACGCTGTTCGGCCAGAACAGCGTCCTGACCGCCGGCCTCGCCGCGCTCGCGCTGCATCTGCTCGGCAAACGTCCGGTGGTTGCCGGCGTGCTCATCGGGCTGCTCGCGATCAAGCCGCAACTCGCCATCGTGTTCCCGTTCGTGCTGATCGCGGCGCGGGCATGGCGCACGTTCGCGGCCGCGGCGATCAGCGCGACGCTGTTCGCCGCGGCCGGGATTGCACTGGCCGGCCCCGGCGCGCTGCACGGCCTGAGCGCCACGATGTCGACCGTACGCGACCAGCATTTCATGCTCCCGTCGTACTGGCTCGCGTCGCCGACGCCGTTCGCCGCGTTGCGGCTCGCGGGTGCGCCGGTGGCGGCCGCGCTGGCCGCGCAAGCGGCGGTCGCGCTGCTCGCGATCGCCGCGGCCGTCGACGTATGGCGCCGCACGCGCGACATGCGCCTGCGCGGCGCGGTGCTGGCGGTCGCGACGCTGCTGACGACGCCGTATCTGTGGAACTACGAACTGACGTGGCTCGGCATCGCGATCTTCTGCCTGATCGCGCACGGCCTCGACGAAGGCTGGCTGCCCGGCGACCAGGGCATCCTCCTGCTCGCGTGGCTGCTGCCGATCTTCGAGATGTTCAACCGGTTGATGAAGCTGCCGCAGATCGGGCCGGTCGTACTGCTCGCGGTACTGTTCGTCGTCGTGCGTCGCACGGCACTCGCGTCACGGAGCACGCGATGA
- a CDS encoding glycosyltransferase family 2 protein — translation MRESLYKPLVSLVVPFYNEGEAVERFFDVVLPLLTAIDAIRFEIVCVNDGSRDDTLERLIRISTGERRVRVIDLTRNFGKEAALTAGLDEATGDAVIPLDADLQDPPSLIPVMIEHWRDGAEVVAAKRSNRACDSFAKRTAAAIYYRVHNLLSDVKLPENVGDFRLMDRKVVNALRSLPERHRFMKGLFAWVGYKTVIVEYQRDPRSAGHSKFSGWKLWNFALEGITSFSTVPLRSWTYIGVGIAALAFLYGSFIIFRTLLFGNPVLGYASLISVTLFIGGIELIGIGVVGEYIGRIYDESKQRPVYLIRRRYQAHGKVIELPVARDARRQIARRRVQPTRARIDAR, via the coding sequence ATGCGGGAATCACTCTACAAGCCGCTCGTCTCGCTGGTCGTGCCGTTCTATAACGAAGGCGAAGCCGTCGAGCGTTTCTTCGACGTCGTGCTTCCGTTGCTGACGGCGATCGACGCGATCCGCTTCGAGATCGTCTGCGTGAATGACGGCAGCCGCGACGACACGCTCGAACGCCTGATCCGGATCAGCACCGGCGAGCGGCGCGTGCGCGTCATCGATCTCACCCGCAACTTCGGCAAGGAAGCCGCGCTGACGGCCGGCCTCGACGAAGCCACCGGCGACGCGGTGATCCCGCTCGACGCCGACCTGCAGGACCCGCCGAGCCTGATCCCGGTGATGATCGAACACTGGCGCGACGGCGCGGAAGTCGTGGCGGCGAAGCGCAGCAACCGCGCGTGCGATTCGTTCGCGAAGCGCACCGCAGCCGCGATCTACTACCGCGTGCACAACCTGCTGTCGGACGTGAAGCTGCCCGAGAACGTCGGCGATTTCCGGCTGATGGACCGCAAGGTCGTGAACGCGCTGCGCAGCCTGCCCGAGCGGCACCGCTTCATGAAGGGGCTGTTTGCGTGGGTCGGCTACAAGACCGTGATCGTCGAATACCAGCGCGACCCGCGCAGCGCCGGGCACTCGAAGTTCTCCGGCTGGAAGCTGTGGAATTTCGCGCTGGAAGGGATCACCAGCTTCAGCACGGTGCCGCTGCGCAGCTGGACCTACATCGGCGTCGGCATCGCCGCGCTCGCGTTCCTGTACGGCTCGTTCATCATCTTCCGCACGCTGCTGTTCGGCAATCCGGTGCTCGGTTACGCGTCGCTGATCTCGGTCACGCTGTTCATCGGCGGCATCGAACTGATCGGGATCGGTGTCGTCGGCGAATACATCGGGCGGATCTACGACGAGTCGAAGCAACGGCCCGTCTACCTGATCCGCCGCCGCTACCAGGCGCACGGCAAGGTGATCGAACTCCCGGTCGCGCGCGATGCGCGCCGCCAGATTGCACGCCGGCGCGTGCAGCCGACCCGGGCGCGGATCGACGCTCGCTGA
- a CDS encoding ATP-grasp domain-containing protein: MQHRFIDTVLIVDGASTAAYLAPAFRAYGIRCAHVISDPDLPEIYRNQFVASDYIRQVQHRGDLDATLAQLSDLRIGAVLHGLDAALELADTLAERLDVPYRNNLATSAARRDKFAMNERIRQAGLRAPAHFHSTSVDETLAWARAYGTLPLVVKPARSAGVAGVKICRTLEQVEHAARDVLATRSLYNQPNDDIVIQSYSEGQEYIVDSVSFEGRHRVVSLWEVHRDRTHAPRLDKMLVLNHADPRYAPLLDYAADVLDALDVRFGPTHLELFDTADGPTIVELNARLHGSLDPRLTSAVSGENHVSAAVEAVLHPERLFGEAAAPTDFRGYCGHVLLLSSRNGVLAQDFTWQAIQALPSFVGLKQWIKVGDTLRVTTDLQTALGTVGLYSPTFERLLEDCRRIREIEADFFADERAVALA, encoded by the coding sequence ATGCAGCATCGCTTCATCGATACCGTCCTGATCGTCGACGGCGCGTCGACGGCCGCCTATCTGGCGCCCGCGTTTCGCGCATACGGCATCCGTTGCGCGCACGTGATCAGCGACCCCGATTTGCCGGAAATCTACCGGAACCAGTTCGTCGCGTCCGACTACATCCGCCAGGTCCAGCATCGCGGCGACCTCGACGCGACGCTCGCGCAATTGAGCGACCTGCGGATCGGCGCGGTGCTGCACGGCCTGGACGCGGCGCTCGAACTCGCCGACACGCTGGCCGAGCGGCTCGACGTGCCATATCGCAACAACCTCGCGACGTCGGCCGCGCGACGCGACAAGTTCGCGATGAACGAGCGCATCCGCCAGGCCGGCCTGCGCGCACCCGCGCATTTTCACAGTACGTCGGTCGACGAAACGCTCGCATGGGCACGTGCGTACGGCACGCTGCCGCTCGTGGTGAAGCCGGCGCGCAGCGCGGGCGTAGCCGGCGTGAAGATCTGCCGGACGCTCGAGCAGGTCGAGCACGCCGCGCGCGACGTGCTGGCCACCCGTTCGCTGTACAACCAGCCGAACGACGACATCGTGATCCAGAGCTATTCCGAGGGGCAGGAATACATCGTCGATTCGGTGTCGTTCGAGGGCCGCCATCGCGTGGTCAGCCTGTGGGAGGTGCATCGCGACCGTACGCACGCGCCGCGGCTCGACAAGATGCTGGTGCTGAACCATGCCGACCCGCGCTACGCGCCGCTGCTCGATTACGCGGCCGACGTGCTCGATGCGCTCGACGTCCGCTTCGGGCCGACCCATCTCGAACTGTTCGATACGGCCGACGGCCCGACGATCGTCGAACTGAACGCGCGGCTGCACGGCAGCCTCGACCCGCGGCTGACGAGTGCGGTCAGCGGCGAGAATCACGTGTCGGCCGCCGTCGAAGCCGTGCTGCATCCGGAGCGGCTGTTCGGCGAAGCCGCCGCGCCGACGGATTTTCGCGGCTACTGCGGACACGTGCTGCTGCTGTCGTCGCGCAACGGCGTGCTCGCGCAGGACTTCACGTGGCAGGCGATCCAGGCGCTGCCGTCGTTCGTCGGGCTGAAGCAGTGGATCAAGGTCGGCGACACGCTGCGCGTGACCACCGACCTGCAGACGGCGCTCGGCACGGTCGGCCTCTACAGCCCGACGTTCGAGCGGCTGCTCGAGGATTGCCGGCGCATCCGCGAAATCGAGGCCGATTTCTTCGCGGACGAACGCGCCGTCGCGCTGGCGTAG
- a CDS encoding inclusion body family protein: MSRITDVLVSIDTETILKNYPNPSRNPNSPTLIDWKHVYMVTNQDNVVSGQAGGELDLKAQVGDLIRWRETSLSLGFEKQVVFYGFIANQGKDLISTPTPRKATASVPIPNPSSPSTPTCQKIDNYYWSSETLSEGRVTYHFYFQIIDRNCQSLGCYQWDPFISIHN, from the coding sequence ATGTCACGCATTACCGATGTGCTCGTCTCGATCGACACCGAAACCATTCTGAAAAATTATCCGAATCCCAGCAGGAATCCGAATAGTCCGACGCTGATCGACTGGAAGCACGTGTACATGGTCACGAACCAGGACAACGTGGTGTCCGGGCAGGCGGGCGGCGAACTCGACCTGAAGGCGCAGGTCGGCGACCTGATCCGCTGGCGCGAAACGAGCCTGTCGCTGGGCTTCGAGAAACAGGTGGTCTTCTACGGCTTCATCGCCAACCAGGGCAAGGACCTGATTTCGACACCCACGCCGCGCAAGGCCACCGCATCGGTTCCGATTCCGAACCCGAGCTCGCCGTCGACGCCGACCTGCCAGAAGATCGACAACTATTACTGGTCGTCGGAAACGCTGTCGGAAGGGCGCGTCACCTACCACTTCTACTTCCAGATCATCGACCGCAACTGCCAGTCGCTGGGCTGCTACCAGTGGGATCCGTTCATCTCGATCCACAACTGA
- a CDS encoding ABC transporter substrate-binding protein produces MTRTAFPVARVVRMLAAVLIGGSVAAQAATFDLSPEQPGRQRGTVNPAVEQALPGGFRFAEANTLTIGIAPNLPPLSTYATDARTVVGFDPDLAQLIADSAGRKLKIVPLAWADWPLALQSGKVDAVISNVTVTEQRKEKFDFSTYRKDQLGFYVKTSSRITAIREPKDVAGLRVVTDSGTNQEKILLEWNRQNVARGLAPVEIQYYADAAERWVALQSGRVDTIFSVNSMLAYQASLRGDAKLIGTVSGGWPRTADIAITTRKGSGLADPLTLAVNALIANGSYRKVLGRWSLDAEAVDRSQTNPPGLPRT; encoded by the coding sequence ATGACAAGAACAGCATTTCCCGTTGCACGCGTCGTTCGGATGCTGGCCGCCGTGCTGATCGGCGGCAGCGTCGCCGCACAGGCCGCGACGTTCGACCTGAGCCCCGAGCAGCCCGGCCGGCAGCGCGGCACCGTGAACCCGGCGGTCGAGCAGGCGTTGCCGGGCGGCTTCAGGTTTGCCGAAGCGAACACGCTGACGATCGGCATCGCGCCGAACCTGCCGCCGCTCAGCACGTATGCGACCGACGCGCGGACGGTGGTCGGCTTCGATCCCGATCTCGCGCAGCTCATCGCGGACAGCGCCGGGCGCAAGCTGAAGATCGTGCCGCTCGCGTGGGCCGACTGGCCGCTCGCGCTGCAGTCCGGCAAGGTCGACGCGGTGATCTCGAACGTGACGGTCACCGAGCAGCGCAAGGAAAAATTCGACTTCTCGACCTACCGGAAGGATCAGCTCGGCTTCTACGTGAAAACCAGCAGCCGGATAACCGCGATCCGCGAGCCGAAGGACGTCGCGGGGCTGCGCGTCGTGACCGATTCGGGCACGAACCAGGAAAAGATCCTGCTCGAATGGAACCGGCAGAACGTCGCGCGCGGCCTCGCACCAGTCGAGATCCAGTACTACGCCGATGCGGCGGAGCGCTGGGTCGCGCTGCAGTCGGGCCGCGTCGACACGATCTTCAGCGTGAATTCGATGCTTGCGTACCAGGCGTCGCTGCGCGGCGATGCGAAGCTCATCGGCACCGTGAGCGGCGGCTGGCCGCGCACCGCGGACATCGCGATCACGACGCGCAAGGGCAGCGGCCTCGCCGATCCGCTGACGCTCGCGGTCAATGCGCTGATCGCGAACGGCAGCTACCGGAAAGTGCTCGGCCGCTGGAGCCTCGACGCCGAAGCGGTCGACCGGTCGCAGACCAATCCGCCGGGGCTGCCGCGCACCTGA